The genomic stretch taattgacTATTTCCTTTTTCTGCCCCCCCCAGGAGGCCAACAGCGTTGGTGTATGTCATCTTGTGCACGTTACCGTGCTTCGCTATTTTGATAGCCAGCTCGCAGGTAAGCTTTACCGTTTTAGGTGGTCCCCTTTTTGTTTGAAAGCTTATACACTGCCCGCATCACTACTTTCTCAACAAGGACGTTATTCACGTTTTGAAGCTAAAGTCACAAGTCTACTCAAGGTATTCAGTAAccaagtcatgtgacatgttgTCCATTAACTTTAGCTCATACACACATGTgactacattttatttatatgtattcttATATTCATTCTTCCATGCTACCTGGAGGTGTGAAggtgatatatgtatatatgtatgtacatatatatctatatatatctatatatatttacatgttatctgtatgaacttcagtctttgctccttttccatatatttcaactttcttcttaaataatctttctAAATGTTCTCCCCATTAGAttgtgacattattcccataaaagtaggctttattcctataatattgtaactttttcccagCCTAAATTATcgaaatttactactttatttggCTTGTCTCATcatattttaaaacaattttattattttattaaacatttgtggctcacagctgtttttgttttgtccagTGCCGCATTCTCAgtaatttttttaaccaaaaatacagtaaaaatatgaagagaaaaaagttgtaattttacaagaatagcttaatgttatgaggaaaaagagtgtcattttagtagcataaaattgaaaaaaaatgagaataaactgagtatgggaataaagtcaaaattacaggaagaaatggttggaaaattgaaaatacccagcagaaatgcaaaaaaaaaaaaaacaaacaggtgTAATTTTAAAAGTaggctttattcctataatattgtaactttttcccagcctgaattactattttatttggtttgtgTCTCATCATATTTtacgccttaaaaaaaaaaataaaaaaaaatatcaactgtatgctactactagtatttttttctcataatattatgtttattataaggtattttaatattttgactttattcttgtaaagtgaCAGCTGGTTTTTCCAATTGTGAATCTTTCttcttgaaaatgtttttatgacattattccatcatatttttacttcattcttgtaaatgtctgactttttaaaataaaagtgtctaatttttttttcaagatattacaacttaaaaaaaacaatttttcttgaatatttcagctGCTGCTAAACTGATGTCATTGTCATAGCCCCCGGGCTGCACATTGGCCACCCCTGGCGTAACGACAtcatttctattaatatttaccTGTCAATCATCACCGCTGACAAGATCCATCGCTTTGACCCATGACTTGTTGAACCTCAGGTACAAGTCAACTCGGGCGTGAGACTCGACCACTTTGCCGAGTTGCCGGTCTCCTTGGTGATGTTCTCCCTCATCTGTGTGGACCTGGTGGAGAGGATACGACCCTGCAGTCTGCTTGGACAaggtcaaatattaaaaatgataatatgTCTAAAGTGTGCAATGGCTGCAGTCAATATTTGAGATCATGTAATTTcattataataaacaatataatcattaatgataatgaaaacaatcatttattatcatgaaaggcttgttttgttgttaatgTTGATAACAATCGACGGTTTGATGATGAGTGCTTTCATTAGAAGCAGACAGTCTggacctgacctttgacctgccaGGTCCAGTCCTGACCCACCTGGAACCAGTCAGCTCTGTCTCCAGCCAGCTGCCTTCCGATGAAGCCCAGCAAAATGGCGCCCCAGCGAGGCAAGCGGATCCCGGGAACAAGACCGTCGCACCTCGCGTGAGGCATGACATGGGCGTCCGCTCCACGCCACTCAGCTCCAGAGCGTCTAGCACCGCCTACTTGTACTCTTCCTCGTCCTCACACCCACTAGGCTTCCTGAGGAGGAAGGACGCAAGGTCGGAGGTGTTTGTGGATTGTTTCCTGTTCTGGTTCGATACCGTGGAGATGGTGCGGGTGTCCAGCCAGCCAGAGATCTTCTACTCACCTTGGGTGTACCCCATCTTTATTCTGGCCTTCCTGTCCACCCTGCGCATGGTCCTCCCCCCTCACAGCCCCTGGTTACCTTCAGCCGGGGTGGCCCTGCAGGACCTGCCCTTCTTCATCCTGCGTGTGGCGCTCATTACGGTTTTTGGACTGGTCACGCCCATCTTGTACCTGCTGAAGAACGCTCTGGTCAGCCTGGCCTTCTTCTACTTCGTCTTCATGACCAAGATGAAGATTTTTAAGAGGCAGAGCATGTTTTGACCAGGGGGTGGAGGGGGACAAGGACCTCaaagtgtaaatattgtacTGTTTGGTCACAGGGATCATAACATATTTCCAGACTATATGGGAATGTGCTTCTCATTGTGTGACGCAGGGGCGTCACCAGGTTCGCAATGtatgtagtagacattaggatatccaaaaaacaaataacgaacaagaacctgGATATAacttttaggccaccattaaattttaatattttttttatcacattaaCACCAtcaacaagaaaaacacaacatatttaACAGCCATACTCTACTGCAACAACAAGAAATACCTATGTACATATATTACACAACACATTACATCAGGACCATTGTATTAGCTACTGGCTAGCTAATTAGCATTTGCAGTATGTCACTTCCGGCATGGTCGCTTAGTGTATCGACCCCAGGATTCAGAGATGAGGACATAATTGCAggtaaaaacgtatttattggAGATGTAATACAGCAGCACAACTCACTAGCATGTCCAAACTAAAAAcgtattatgtttttataatgaCCCAACAACTAAAGGAGCGTGCACGTGAACTTAATAGACattacagaaaatggaaaacaggtgcgggagataatggaaagcaaccgaaaacagaacagagcaacacaggaagtgaatacaaaataagagcatgaaccaggaactgaggaaaagaggaaaactaagagctgtcacgaggaggggtgaagcccaatcgtgacacAGTGttcctttatttaaaaaaaaaagaaaaatataaaattatttaagggtacttaagaacatagcccccTAAATATGTCTAATGACGCCACTAGAGTGTGAAGGAATGGGAATGAGCCGGGAAGAggacaaataaaaatgattgacGTTAATGAAATggaaggaggaggatgatgatgatgatactgtTGTTGGGAGAGGAAGTAGGGGCGTGTTTTTGTAAAAGTGAAGGAATGGAGGCGCATTTGAATTCAGGCGGTGTGTCTCCTGCAGTTGGACGTGCTACGGCATGGCAacagaaggtgtgtgtgtgtgtgtgtgtgtgtgtgtcacagccacacacacacacacacacacagcagtgactCAGGTAAGCTGTGACGTCCCTGATGACAGAGAGGACCCTTGAAGGAGTGATGGGGGGGCAGCGAAGGAGGCGGAGCTACAGAGTCGCAGACAAGAatcccccaccccaaaaaaaaactccgATAAATGTAAACTCCCTGACGAGGGAGAGAGGATGCGGATTGACGTAAAACTGCGGAGACTCAAGCGGGGTCGGACATATTGGGGATCCGTGGTGGAGATGCTGGTGGTGAGGCGTGGCTGGAAGATGAATTAAGGAAGGATGGCGGAACAGCCAGGACCGcgtttttttcacttcctgcttcttgTGCGGAACTTAGAAACTCACACGTGAGGACAACTTCCCTGGGAGAACCTGTGGAGGCGCCATGAGGATCCCGG from Doryrhamphus excisus isolate RoL2022-K1 chromosome 1, RoL_Dexc_1.0, whole genome shotgun sequence encodes the following:
- the tmem236 gene encoding transmembrane protein 236, whose protein sequence is MGDECQTSTLREAPPSLPPSPVTMAPGKTLKLAVYELLQFVGLGATVLVVMERFARIVSDTKGSDNTTYWLVVAISVAYVTSAALLVWVPLKYHILKRRRLMDKITHWRPTALVYVILCTLPCFAILIASSQVQVNSGVRLDHFAELPVSLVMFSLICVDLVERIRPCSLLGQADSLDLTFDLPGPVLTHLEPVSSVSSQLPSDEAQQNGAPARQADPGNKTVAPRVRHDMGVRSTPLSSRASSTAYLYSSSSSHPLGFLRRKDARSEVFVDCFLFWFDTVEMVRVSSQPEIFYSPWVYPIFILAFLSTLRMVLPPHSPWLPSAGVALQDLPFFILRVALITVFGLVTPILYLLKNALVSLAFFYFVFMTKMKIFKRQSMF